Proteins encoded together in one Lathyrus oleraceus cultivar Zhongwan6 chromosome 5, CAAS_Psat_ZW6_1.0, whole genome shotgun sequence window:
- the LOC127084958 gene encoding dihydroneopterin aldolase 2 isoform X1: protein MEGVDALIGEDKLVLKGLSFYGFHGALKEERTLGQKFFVDIDAWMDLKPAGKSDNLSDSFSYVELYRIAKEVIEGPAQNLLESVAQKIAISTLEIHKDISAVRVKVGKPHVAIPGPLDYLGVEILRRRSDLTE, encoded by the exons ATGGAAGGTGTTGATGCACTGATAGGTGAAGATAAACTGGTTCTAAAGGGGCTAAGTTTCTATGGTTTTCATGGAGCTTTGAAGGAAGAAAGGACTTTGGGGCAGAAGTTTTTTGTAGATATAGATGCTTGGATGGATCTCAAACCAGCTGGAAAATCTGATAACTTGTCTGATTCTTTTAGTTATGTTGAGTTATATCG TATAGCTAAGGAAGTTATTGAAGGACCAGCTCAAAATCTTCTGGAGTCAGTGGCCCAAAAAATTGCAATCTCCACTTTGGAAATTCACAAAGACATATCTGCTGTTCGTGTCAAGGTTGGAAAGCCTCATGTGGCAATTCCGGGCCCGCTTGATTACTTAGGTGTTGAGATTTTGAGACGCAGAAGCGATTTGACAGAATAG
- the LOC127084958 gene encoding dihydroneopterin aldolase 2 isoform X2, which yields MEGVDALIGEDKLVLKGLSFYGFHGALKEERTLGQKFFVDIDAWMDLKPAGKSDNLSDSFSYVELYRIAKEVIEGPAQNLLESVAQKIAISTLEIHKDISAVRVKTHCF from the exons ATGGAAGGTGTTGATGCACTGATAGGTGAAGATAAACTGGTTCTAAAGGGGCTAAGTTTCTATGGTTTTCATGGAGCTTTGAAGGAAGAAAGGACTTTGGGGCAGAAGTTTTTTGTAGATATAGATGCTTGGATGGATCTCAAACCAGCTGGAAAATCTGATAACTTGTCTGATTCTTTTAGTTATGTTGAGTTATATCG TATAGCTAAGGAAGTTATTGAAGGACCAGCTCAAAATCTTCTGGAGTCAGTGGCCCAAAAAATTGCAATCTCCACTTTGGAAATTCACAAAGACATATCTGCTGTTCGTGTCAAG ACACATTGCTTCTGA